The region ACCTCCGCGTCATCCAAATCCGCCCGGGCGGTGGCCGCTCCCCGGATCTCGGCCAGCTCGGGCCAAGGGCCACCATCCAGGACGCAGCACTTCCGGTAGAACATGTCTTCGCGCGCGGCGTCGAAATCCCCATACAATTGCTGCGCAATGGCGACATTGGGGGCGACGACGAGGGTACGGCGCGACCGGAAGGCAAAGGGAGCGAGTGTGATCGTGCCGGACTTGCCGCACCCAACAGGCAGGACAACGCTCGCCTCTCTCTCGTCCTGCTGAGCGAAGACTTCGATCTCTCTGTAAGCTTCCCGCTGAGGGGAGCGGATTAGCTCGTTGTCTGCAACAGCCGGTTGCCGGGTCTCGAAAGGTGAGGGCACGGGCACCACGCAGCGCTGGACGGACATCAGAAGCTTATGTCGGGGCACTCATCGTGCCTAGGGTCGATCCTAGAGTTATCCGGCGCAACTTGGCGCGGCATTTTTCGAGGGGCGGCCGCTTGAGGCTAGCATCAGGACCAAGCGTCTGGCTCGGCCATTGGACAGGCCTAAGCCCTCGCCAGCTTGTTCTGGCGAGGGCGAGGCGACCGCCCCGAACATCAACGTGCTGCTGAGCGCCACTCTGTCGGTCCGAGCGACCGGCTATGCCATAAGAGGACGCGCAGAGATTTAGGCCGGCTCAAGCTCGACATGCAGCCTCATCCGGCCACCCGTGGCTTCAGGCTTGGCTTTGACGCTAATATCGACGTCGCCGCCGAGCGCTCGCACAAACGCGAACACGCGCTCAAGGGAATAGCCGCTAGTACGACCTCGAAGGAGCTTGGACACATCGGGTTGACCTATGCCCATGAGTTTTGCCGCTTCAGTTTGCTTCAGTTCGAGACGCTCAATTTGATCTTGAATAAGCATAACAAGATCAGCTTTAAGAGCTGCCTCGGCCGGATTGTCGATGCCTAGATCGGCAAAGACATTGCCGCTGCTGACAGTCACAACGTCGTCGCCATGCACGTCATCACTATTGCTGGCGGCAACAGGG is a window of Methylobacterium radiotolerans JCM 2831 DNA encoding:
- a CDS encoding helix-turn-helix domain-containing protein, with amino-acid sequence MNCFAKTDEFPVAASNSDDVHGDDVVTVSSGNVFADLGIDNPAEAALKADLVMLIQDQIERLELKQTEAAKLMGIGQPDVSKLLRGRTSGYSLERVFAFVRALGGDVDISVKAKPEATGGRMRLHVELEPA